One window of Lemur catta isolate mLemCat1 chromosome 3, mLemCat1.pri, whole genome shotgun sequence genomic DNA carries:
- the GJA5 gene encoding gap junction alpha-5 protein, whose protein sequence is MGDWSFLGEFLEEVHKHSTVIGKVWLTVLFIFRMLVLGTAAESSWGDEQADFQCDTMQPGCENVCYDQAFPISHIRYWVLQIIFVSTPSLVYMGHAMHTVRMQEKRKLREAEKAKEVQGTGSYEYPVGKAELSCWEEVNGKIVLQGNLLNTYVCSILIRTTMEVAFIVGQYLLYGIFLNTLHVCRRSPCPHPVNCYVSRPTEKNVFIVFMLAVAGLSLFLSLAELYHLGWKKIRQRFAKSQQGIAECQLPGPSAGMVQSCTPPPDFNRCLGNGPGGKFFNPFSNNMASQQNTDNLATEQVRGQEQIPGEGFIHIHYGQKPEVPSGGSPGHCLPQGYHSDKRRLSKASSKARSDDLSV, encoded by the coding sequence ATGGGCGACTGGAGCTTCCTGGGAGAGTTCCTGGAGGAAGTCCACAAGCATTCCACGGTGATCGGCAAGGTCTGGCTCACTGTCCTCTTCATATTCCGCATGCTTGTGCTTGGCACGGCTGCCGAGTCTTCCTGGGGGGATGAGCAGGCTGACTTCCAGTGTGATACGATGCAGCCCGGCTGCGAGAACGTCTGCTATGACCAAGCTTTCCCCATCTCCCACATCCGCTACTGGGTGCTGCAGATCATCTTCGTCTCCACCCCCTCCCTGGTGTACATGGGCCACGCCATGCACACGGTGCGCATGCAGGAGAAGCGGAAGCTACGCGAGGCTGAGAAGGCCAAAGAGGTCCAGGGCACTGGCTCTTACGAGTACCCAGTAGGGAAGGCAGAGCTGTCCTGCTGGGAGGAAGTGAATGGAAAGATTGTCCTCCAGGGCAATCTGCTCAACACCTATGTCTGCAGCATCCTGATCCGCACCACCATGGAGGTGGCCTTCATCGTGGGCCAGTATCTCCTCTATGGGATCTTCCTGAACACCCTGCATGTGTGCCGTAGgagtccctgcccccacccagtcAACTGTTATGTATCCCGGCCCACGGAGAAGAATGTCTTCATTGTCTTCATGCTGGCTGTGGCTGGACTGTCCCTCTTCCTTAGCCTTGCTGAACTCTACCACTTGGGGTGGAAGAAGATCAGACAGAGATTTGCCAAGTCGCAACAGGGCATAGCTGAGTGCCAGCTTCCTGGCCCCTCTGCAGGCATGGTCCAGAGCTGCACACCACCCCCTGACTTCAACCGGTGCCTGGGGAATGGCCCTGGGGGAAAATTCTTCAATCCCTTCAGTAACAACATGGCCTCCCAGCAGAACACTGACAACCTGGCCACTGAGCAAGTGCGAGGCCAGGAGCAGATTCCTGGGGAGGGCTTTATACACATTCACTATGGCCAGAAGCCCGAGGTGCCCAGTGGAGGCTCACCAGGTCACTGTCTCCCCCAAGGCTACCACAGTGACAAGCGTCGTCTTAGCAAGGCTAGCAGCAAGGCCAGGTCAGATGACCTATCAGTGTGA